The genome window GGTGGTAGGGGCCCGGAGCGCACTGTTTGTGCCTTTACCGCGCCTACGGCTGTTGATTATTGATGAGGAGCAGGAAGGGAGCTACAAGCAGCAAGAACCGGCGCCCCGCTATCACGCCAGGGATACGGCCTTGATGCGCGGGAAATATGCTGAAGCCGTGGTGTTGATGACCAGTGCTACTCCCAGTGTGGAATCTTATTATAATAGCCTGATGGACCGGTTCACGAGCCTGGAGCTCACGGGGCGGTTCGGCGGGGCGGTATATCCCCGTGTTCGTTTAGTGGACCTGAAGGCTGAACGCCAGCGGACGGGGAACTATCAGCTGGTCCTTTCAGAGCCCCTCGTGGCGGCCATTGGAAAGCGCCTGGAGCGCAAAGAGCAGGTGATTCTCCTGCAGAACCGGCGGGGGTTTGCCCCGATCATCGGTTGCAACGATTGCGGCTACGTGATGGAGTGCCCCCACTGTGCGGTTTTATTCACCTATCATAAGTCCAGGCGATTGCTGGTGTGCCACTATTGCGGCGCTACCGCCCCGGGTCCCGAAGCCTGTCCCCAATGCGGCAGCCCCTACATCTACCTCCATGGTGTTGGCACGGAAAAGGTGGAGGAGCATTTGCGGCAGCTGTTTCCGGGGGCGAGTATACGGCGCATGGATGTTGATACCACCCGCCGTCGAGGTGCCCTCCAGCAAATTCTCCAGGAATTCGCCGAGGGAAAAATTGACATCCTTCTGGGCACTCAAATGATCGCCAAGGGGCTGGACTTTGGTAACGTCACCCTGGTAGGAGTAGTGAATGCCGACACCGCCCTTTTTTTACCTGATTTCCGGGCGGGAGAGCGTACTTTCCAGTTAGTATATCAAGTTTGTGGCCGGTCGGGACGGCGTCCGGAGAAGCCGGGAGAAGCTATCATCCAGACCAATCATCCCACGGATATTGCCATCAAAGCGGCAGCTCGTCTCGACGCCCATCGGTTCTACAATCAGGTTTTGGCTGAGCGTCAGGAACTATTATATCCCCCTTTTTCCCGATTGGTCAGGCTGCTACTTCATGGAAAGGACCGGGAGAAGGTCTGGCAGCGGGCCCGGGATCTGCGTAGCAGATTGACGCCGTTGCAGAAGGGCATGACTCTCCTGGGTCCGGCCTCGGCGCCCTACGAGCGGCTGCGGGGCCTGTGGCGGGTGCATCTGCTATTGAAGTCCAGCCGGGAGGTCGATACCAAAGGCCAGCGTCTACATCAACTCGTCCTTGCCCGGGTCCCCCGCGCCTGGCTGGAGCGGAGTCATCAGGGTGTTCGGCTGATAATCGACGTCGATCCAGTGTCCCTGCTATGATCTGCGCTGCTGATAAATGGTTAATATGGCTGCTATTTCCCTGGTGGTTTGGGGCCGCGGTGGAGCCACATCCATCGGATTCGGTTATCACCACCGGGTCTGTCGCCAGTTCGCTGGGGAATTTTACACTTCATTTCCCGGCTGATTATCCGGTGGAGGTGGAGACATATCTCCGGGAATTGACCGTGGATGTGACCCTGGCCCTCGTCAGTCGGTTTGGCCCAGTGGAGCCGGCCCCTTTTCAATTGATGATTGTGGATTCCCGGGCCCAGCTGGAAAAATGGGTGGGCGGTAAGCTACCTACATGGATTCATGCTGTGGCCCGGGAACATCCCCCAATGGTTGTAGTGCTGGGACCCGCTACCGAGGTAGCTGAGCCGATCAGCCACCGATTTGAACAGATCCTGCTCCACGAGTTGACTCACGTCTACCTCTATCGTCTCTATCCCAGCCGTAATGGTGAGCGCTTGCCCGGTTGGTTCCATGAGGGGTTGGCCGTCCACGTCAGTGGTGGCCTGGATCGGGGTCTGCACCAGGCCCTGGTCCGGGGCCGGCTCACCGGGCGGTTCTATACCCTGGACCAGCTGGACCGGATTTACCACACCTCGTCCGTACTCAGCGAGCTGGCCTATGCCCAGTCCGTAGTTGCGGTCCAGACCATGGAAGATTTTTATGGCCAGGGGGTATTCCGGTCTCTTTTTGATGAGATTCGCGGTGGACTGCCTTTCCCTGCGGCCTTTGCGCAGATAGGGGGGGAGCCACTGGAGGAGTTTCAGGCCCGCTACCAGGCGGCGCTGAGACGGCGCTATAATATTCTCCTGGTGCTGGCTGATCCCGGCGTTCTGTTTATCCTGTTGCCACTGCTGTTATTGACAGCCTATCTAATAAAATTATGGCGTAATCGGGCTATTGCTGCCAGGTGGGCCGCTGAAGATATTGGAGGCGGTGATCGTCCAGGGAACCTGGCCCCACCTGATGATAACCACCAGGTGAATGGGTGGGAATAAGTCGTGAGCCGGCATAACGTGGATGAATGGCTGCAACGCCGTTCCGTAGTTGCAATACTAACTGCGAGTCTGTGGCTTCCGGCGATGGTATCGGCTCAGACGAGCTTCGAATGGCTGACCGATGCCGTCCATCCGCGTGGCATGGCGCTGGCTAACGCAACGGTAGCGGACGCGGATCCCGCCGAAGCTTTGGGCCTGAATCCCGCTGGACTCCAGTGGGCCTTTTCCCCCGCTGGCTCGACGCGCCTATTCCAGTTGGGCCTCAGGCGCTATCCTGCCGATATCACTCAACAGGTGATCCAGGTTGTTTTTCCGGCTGGTGAACAATTGGTAGGGATTGAAATCCGCCATTTCGACTATGGGACTTTTTATGGTTACGACGATGATGGCCGGAGGCAGGAAGACTATACAGCTGGTGATCTACTGTTGCGTAGCGGCTTGCGACACATGGTGGGGAGGTACCTAGCTGTGGGAGTGGCGGTTGGGATGCTGTCCAGCCAATTAGAAGCGGTGACTGCCCGGGCCCTGGTGTGGTCTTTGGGGGTGCAACTGGAAGTGGTGCCTCTGGCGGCCCGTCTGGGTGTCGTAGTACAGAATCGAGGTCGATTCACCACTCTCTTTGGGAACACTTTGCCTGATGAACTTCCTGGCACCTGGCTGGTGGGGCTGGCCAAGTCGCTGGCCTACCTGCCGTTTACCCTCTATATATCTGCTGGCCAGAATGTGGCGGATAGCCGACTGCTTTGGCGCCTGGGTGGTGAGTTTCGGCTGCATAGGCGCCTGGTCCTGCGCTTCGGTGTGGACCAGGGAAAAACGGACTA of Candidatus Neomarinimicrobiota bacterium contains these proteins:
- the priA gene encoding primosomal protein N' gives rise to the protein MYAQVVLPFSSYKSFTYRIPPEIESAVRAGSFVEVPFRQRSATGVVISLHGRAPFKGKIKPIRAIREEPTALPQDLWATLEWISRYYVTPLGLVLKSALPLGFSERALVAQRSLVSVTDAGCQALSGWSQRAPVQRAVLEFLVAQSGEVPVTDLAGIATDPYATCRRLAAHGWVRLEKGTVPADPFSLMEPSGGKEVCLTEEQERVLASVMRTSAEGRFAPILLRGVTGSGKTEIYLKAAQEVLAQGGSVLVLVPEIALTPQVAQRFRAAFGQRVALWHSHLSRGERAWTWQELLRGRFSVVVGARSALFVPLPRLRLLIIDEEQEGSYKQQEPAPRYHARDTALMRGKYAEAVVLMTSATPSVESYYNSLMDRFTSLELTGRFGGAVYPRVRLVDLKAERQRTGNYQLVLSEPLVAAIGKRLERKEQVILLQNRRGFAPIIGCNDCGYVMECPHCAVLFTYHKSRRLLVCHYCGATAPGPEACPQCGSPYIYLHGVGTEKVEEHLRQLFPGASIRRMDVDTTRRRGALQQILQEFAEGKIDILLGTQMIAKGLDFGNVTLVGVVNADTALFLPDFRAGERTFQLVYQVCGRSGRRPEKPGEAIIQTNHPTDIAIKAAARLDAHRFYNQVLAERQELLYPPFSRLVRLLLHGKDREKVWQRARDLRSRLTPLQKGMTLLGPASAPYERLRGLWRVHLLLKSSREVDTKGQRLHQLVLARVPRAWLERSHQGVRLIIDVDPVSLL
- a CDS encoding peptidase MA family metallohydrolase — translated: MEPHPSDSVITTGSVASSLGNFTLHFPADYPVEVETYLRELTVDVTLALVSRFGPVEPAPFQLMIVDSRAQLEKWVGGKLPTWIHAVAREHPPMVVVLGPATEVAEPISHRFEQILLHELTHVYLYRLYPSRNGERLPGWFHEGLAVHVSGGLDRGLHQALVRGRLTGRFYTLDQLDRIYHTSSVLSELAYAQSVVAVQTMEDFYGQGVFRSLFDEIRGGLPFPAAFAQIGGEPLEEFQARYQAALRRRYNILLVLADPGVLFILLPLLLLTAYLIKLWRNRAIAARWAAEDIGGGDRPGNLAPPDDNHQVNGWE